The Quercus robur chromosome 7, dhQueRobu3.1, whole genome shotgun sequence genome has a segment encoding these proteins:
- the LOC126692665 gene encoding uncharacterized protein LOC126692665 has protein sequence MGIVEMMKELGKAMQFICSLEFWRMAVFWTLSLLVSYWHLLFAPKSKSFPRCAPAATPIKPVCIITGATSGLGAAAAYALSKEGFCVVLVGRSSHLLSKTVGEIKSLNKDAHLKAFQVDMSSFQSIFNFKGSLQQWLFDSNMHPSVQLLINNAGILATSYRLTAEGYDQMMATNYIGAFCLTKILLPLLSNSPVPSRIVNVTSFTHRNVFNMQVDKETVSGNCFSRTKPYPCARIYENSKLCLLLFSYELHRQLSSMEKSHRVSVIAVDPGVVETKIMREVPSCLSCVAFTVLKLLSLLQSPEKGIRSVLDAALAPPDISGVYLFGGKGRTVNSSALSQNRKLAQELWTTSCDLFLQSQLAVKVKETSTST, from the exons ATGGGAATAGTAGAGATGATGAAGGAATTGGGGAAGGCAATGCAGTTCATTTGCTCCCTTGAATTCTGGAGAATGGCGGTGTTTTGGACGCTATCTCTTCTCGTCTCTTATTGGCACCTTCTGTTTGCTCCAAAATCCAAGTCCTTCCCACGTTGTGCTCCTGCAGCCACTCCGATCAAGCCTGTTTGCATTATCACCGGC GCTACATCAGGGTTGGGTGCTGCCGCTGCTTATGCTCTTTCAAAGGAAGGCTTCTGTGTTGTTCTTG TTGGACGGTCCTCCCATTTGTTATCAAAG ACTGTGGGAGAGATAAAAAGTTTGAATAAGGATGCCCATCTCAAAGCTTTTCAGGTTGATATGTCATCCTTCCAGTCGATATTCAACTTTAAAGGCTCCCTTCAACAGTGGCTGTTCGATTCAAATATGCATCCTTCGGTCCAATTATTGATTAACAATGCTGGGATACTAGCTACATCATATAGACTCACAGCTGAAGGCTATGATCA GATGATGGCTACAAATTACATCGGTGCATTCTGTTTGACCAAAATTTTACTACCACTTCTCAGTAATAGTCCTGTTCCTTCCCGGATTGTGAATGTTACATCCTTTACTCATCGAAATG TTTTTAATATGCAGGTTGACAAGGAAACTGTTTCAGGGAACTGCTTCTCAAGAACCAAACCATATCCATGTGCTCGTATTTATGAGAATTCTAAAT TATGCCTACTGCTGTTCTCCTATGAACTTCACCGACAACTTAGCTCGATGGAAAAATCTCATCGGGTCTCTGTCAT TGCTGTGGATCCTGGAGTAGTGGAAACCAAAATTATGCGAGAGGTTCCTTCCTGCCTTTCTTGTGTAGCATTTACAGTCTTGAAGCTTCTCAGCCTTTTGCAATCACCTGAAAAAGGGATAAGATCTGTTCTTGATGCAGCCCTTGCTCCACCA GACATATCTGGAGTATACCTTTTTGGTGGAAAGGGTAGAACCGTTAACTCTTCAGCGCTTTCGCAAAACAGAAAACTTGCACAGGAACTTTGGACCACTTCATGTGATCTATTTTTGCAGTCACAGCTTGCTGTTAAGGTTAAGGAAACTTCCACTTCCACATGA